In the Gemmatimonadaceae bacterium genome, one interval contains:
- the icd gene encoding isocitrate dehydrogenase (NADP(+)), with amino-acid sequence MATYKYAKVPARGDGIGYQDGELKVPDHPIIPYIEGDGTGADIWRASVRVFDAAVEKCFGGKRKVAWMEVFAGEKAFTTYKDWLPQETVDALREFRVSIKGPLTTPIGGGIRSLNVTLRQVLDLYACIRPVRYFEGVGSPMKEPGRLDIIVFRENTEDVYAGIEWKAGSAEADRLIAIIKNELGKEIREHSAIGIKPMSEFGSKRLVRMAIQYALNHNLPSVTLVHKGNIMKFTEGAFRDWGYEVARDEFAGLVVAEGDLGRAGTGARADAVVIKDRIADSMFQQLLLRPSEYSVLATPNLNGDYLSDAAAAQVGGLGIAPGGNVGDGVAVFEATHGTAPKYAGLDKINPGSVILSGVMMFEYLGWTEVARMIVRGLENAIAAKHVTYDLARQMPGAVEVSTSAFGDQIIKGMTT; translated from the coding sequence ATGGCGACGTACAAATACGCAAAGGTCCCCGCACGCGGGGACGGCATCGGCTACCAGGACGGGGAACTCAAGGTCCCCGATCATCCCATCATTCCGTACATCGAAGGCGACGGCACGGGCGCCGACATCTGGCGTGCCTCCGTTCGCGTGTTCGACGCCGCGGTGGAGAAGTGCTTCGGCGGCAAGCGCAAGGTCGCCTGGATGGAGGTGTTCGCGGGCGAGAAGGCATTCACCACCTACAAGGACTGGCTGCCCCAGGAGACCGTGGACGCGTTGCGCGAGTTCCGGGTGTCCATCAAGGGTCCGCTCACGACTCCGATCGGTGGCGGCATTCGTTCGCTCAACGTGACGCTGCGCCAGGTGCTCGACCTCTACGCCTGCATCCGTCCCGTGCGCTACTTCGAGGGCGTGGGCAGCCCGATGAAGGAGCCGGGCCGGCTCGACATCATCGTGTTCCGAGAGAACACCGAGGACGTGTACGCCGGTATCGAGTGGAAGGCCGGGTCCGCCGAAGCCGACAGGCTCATCGCGATCATCAAGAACGAACTGGGCAAGGAGATCCGGGAGCACTCGGCCATCGGCATCAAGCCGATGTCGGAGTTCGGCTCCAAGCGCCTGGTGCGGATGGCCATCCAGTACGCGCTCAACCACAACCTGCCGTCGGTGACGCTGGTCCATAAGGGGAACATCATGAAGTTCACCGAGGGGGCGTTCCGCGACTGGGGCTACGAAGTGGCGCGTGACGAGTTCGCGGGGCTGGTGGTGGCCGAGGGCGATCTGGGCAGGGCGGGGACCGGCGCCCGCGCCGACGCCGTGGTGATCAAGGACCGCATCGCGGACTCGATGTTCCAGCAGCTGCTCCTACGGCCCAGCGAGTACTCGGTGCTGGCCACGCCCAACCTGAACGGCGACTACCTCTCCGACGCCGCCGCGGCGCAGGTGGGAGGCCTGGGGATCGCCCCGGGTGGGAACGTTGGGGACGGCGTGGCGGTATTCGAAGCCACGCACGGGACGGCCCCCAAGTACGCCGGCCTCGACAAGATCAACCCGGGCAGCGTGATCCTGTCGGGGGTGATGATGTTCGAATACCTGGGATGGACCGAGGTCGCCCGGATGATCGTGCGGGGCCTCGAGAATGCCATCGCGGCCAAGCACGTAACGTACGACCTGGCCCGCCAGATGCCGGGCGCAGTGGAGGTCTCCACGTCGGCGTTCGGCGACCAGATCATCAAGGGCATGACCACCTGA